From one Eriocheir sinensis breed Jianghai 21 unplaced genomic scaffold, ASM2467909v1 Scaffold741, whole genome shotgun sequence genomic stretch:
- the LOC126994188 gene encoding FK506-binding protein 5-like isoform X4, with protein sequence MNLLVVGTIFTVLGLGPLVDATGVAGLRGLPEDETSCLAVVKAALAEYRVLYEQSLKDSPNLMDAKSDVPQKAVPTEEHKEIMPANITNGGLVTEKKEQLSPQESTIVTSVERKNVTEKDDGLQKVERTEEIKEIMPGNITNEVLVKQKEEQLSPQESTIVTSVERKNVTEKDDGLQNVERTEEIKEIMTGNITNEVLVKQKEEQLSPQESTKVTSVERKNVTEKGDGKDVEKETVIQKEVEKNVCDSDIKEVRNEKHLNETIEDLKHQVDDVKNKIKEEKAKAEETNATRSPCVVKEPSAAPVIQDGKVVEKIVPAVTPAKVAEKIHPTMTEGKVPVVTKEKVVEQAAPSVTEEIVSISKEQENVPVMAEEKKVIEKIIPSVTEGKVPVVPQQEVVEKIHPTETEGKVPVVPQQEVVEKVAPSPTEEKVPVVTQERAVEQNAPQERVIEQAAPQERAVEQNAPQERVIEQAAPQERVIEQAAPQERATEQAAPTATEEIVTVSKEKEEVPVVVTEEKVPDVTNETVIEKITPSVTEEKDANQRKVVSYEDASENQENQVTGDEETDKTELKFIVTIQERIVREQTVSIIPVMDKGANKRANGKLVKKAMKRVAMKVARAVLEELSREHSTDGEGQ encoded by the exons ATGAACCTTCTTGTAGTCGGCACCATCTTCACCGTGCTGGGGCTGGGGCCCCTCGTTGACGCCACCGGGGTGGCGGGGCTCCGGGGGCTCCCGGAGGACGAGACCTCGTGTCTCGCGGTGGTGAAGGCCGCTCTGGCCGAGTACCGGGTACTCTACGAGCAGAGCCTTAAAGATTCCCCAAATTTGATGGATGCAAAGAGCGATGTTCCGCAGAAAGCAGTACCAACAGAGGAACATAAGGAGATTATGCCAGCCAATATAACGAATGGAGGCTTAGTtacagagaagaaagaacaactttctccacaggaaagcactattgtgacatctgtggaaaggaagaatgttacagagaaggatgatggacttcagaaagtagaacgaaccgaggaaataaaggagattatgcccggcaatataacgaatgaagtgttagtaaaacagaaagaagaacaactttctccacaggaaagcactattgtgacatctgtggaaaggaagaatgttacagaaaaggatgatggacttcagaacgtagaacgaacagaggaaataaaggagattatgaccggcaatataacgaatgaagtgttagtaaaacagaaagaagaacaactttctccacaggaaagcaccaaggtgacatctgtggaaaggaagaatgttacagaaaagggtgatggaaaagatgtcgagaaagaaactgtaattcaaaaagaagtcgaaaagaatgtgtgtgatagcgacatcaaagaggttcgtaacgaaaaacatctgaatgaaacaattgaagacttgaaacaccaagttgatgacgtgaaaaacaagattaaggaagaaaaagcaaaggctgAAGAAACAAATGCTACGCGTAGCCCATGCGTCGTAAAAGAACCAAGTGCTGCCCCTGTCATTCAAGATGGTAAAGTCGTTGAAAAGATAGTCCCTGCTGTGACGCCGGCGAAGGTTGCTGAAAAGATCCATCCCACGatgacggaaggaaaagtccccgttgtgacaaaagagaaggttgttgagcaggctgccccttcggtgacaGAGGAGATCGTAAGCATCTCTAAGGAGCAAGAAAATGTCCCTGTTAtggcagaagagaagaaggttattgaaaagattatcccctcggtgacagaaggaaaagtcccggtagtccctcaacaggaggttgttgaaaaa attcATCCTacggagacagaaggaaaagtcccggtagtccctcaacaggaggttgttgaaaaagttgccccatcgccgacagaagaaaaagttcctgttgtgacacaagaaagggctGTTGAGCaaaatgccccacaagaaagggttattgaacaggctgccccacaagaaagggctgttgagcagaatgccccacaagaaagggttattgaacaggctgccccacaagaaagggttattgaacaggctgccccacaagaaagg GctactgaacaggctgcccctacaGCCACAGAAGAG attgtcactgtttctaaagagaaagaagaagtccctgttgttgtaacagaggaaaaggttcccgaTGTGACaaatgagacagttattgaaaagattactccttccgtaacagaagaaaaagatgccaatcaacggaaggttgtttcttacgaagatgcttcagaaaatcaggaaaatcaagTTACTGGAGATGAGGAAACGGACAAAACTGAATTGAAGTTTATCGTCACCATACAAGAGAGAATAGTCCGTGAACAGACAGTCTCGATCATACCCGTAATGGACAAGGGCGCCAACAAAAGAGCGAATGGAAAATTGGTGaaaaaagcaatgaaaagagTAGCGATGAAGGTGGCCCGTGCTGTGCTGGAAGAACTATCCAGGGAACACAGCACAGATGGGGAGGGACAGTAG
- the LOC126994188 gene encoding FK506-binding protein 5-like isoform X5: MNLLVVGTIFTVLGLGPLVDATGVAGLRGLPEDETSCLAVVKAALAEYRVLYEQSLKDSPNLMDAKSDVPQKAVPTEEHKEIMPANITNGGLVTEKKEQLSPQESTIVTSVERKNVTEKDDGLQKVERTEEIKEIMPGNITNEVLVKQKEEQLSPQESTIVTSVERKNVTEKDDGLQNVERTEEIKEIMTGNITNEVLVKQKEEQLSPQESTKVTSVERKNVTEKGDGKDVEKETVIQKEVEKNVCDSDIKEVRNEKHLNETIEDLKHQVDDVKNKIKEEKAKAEETNATRSPCVVKEPSAAPVIQDGKVVEKIVPAVTPAKVAEKIHPTMTEGKVPVVTKEKVVEQAAPSVTEEIVSISKEQENVPVMAEEKKVIEKIIPSVTEGKVPVVPQQEVVEKIHPTETEGKVPVVPQQEVVEKVAPSPTEEKVPVVTQERAVEQNAPQERVIEQAAPQERAVEQNAPQERVIEQAAPQERVIEQAAPEEKATEQAAPTATEEIVTVSKEKEEVPVVVTEEKVPDVTNETVIEKITPSVTEEKDANQRKVVSYEDASENQENQVTGDEETDKTELKFIVTIQERIVREQTVSIIPVMDKGANKRANGKLVKKAMKRVAMKVARAVLEELSREHSTDGEGQ; this comes from the exons ATGAACCTTCTTGTAGTCGGCACCATCTTCACCGTGCTGGGGCTGGGGCCCCTCGTTGACGCCACCGGGGTGGCGGGGCTCCGGGGGCTCCCGGAGGACGAGACCTCGTGTCTCGCGGTGGTGAAGGCCGCTCTGGCCGAGTACCGGGTACTCTACGAGCAGAGCCTTAAAGATTCCCCAAATTTGATGGATGCAAAGAGCGATGTTCCGCAGAAAGCAGTACCAACAGAGGAACATAAGGAGATTATGCCAGCCAATATAACGAATGGAGGCTTAGTtacagagaagaaagaacaactttctccacaggaaagcactattgtgacatctgtggaaaggaagaatgttacagagaaggatgatggacttcagaaagtagaacgaaccgaggaaataaaggagattatgcccggcaatataacgaatgaagtgttagtaaaacagaaagaagaacaactttctccacaggaaagcactattgtgacatctgtggaaaggaagaatgttacagaaaaggatgatggacttcagaacgtagaacgaacagaggaaataaaggagattatgaccggcaatataacgaatgaagtgttagtaaaacagaaagaagaacaactttctccacaggaaagcaccaaggtgacatctgtggaaaggaagaatgttacagaaaagggtgatggaaaagatgtcgagaaagaaactgtaattcaaaaagaagtcgaaaagaatgtgtgtgatagcgacatcaaagaggttcgtaacgaaaaacatctgaatgaaacaattgaagacttgaaacaccaagttgatgacgtgaaaaacaagattaaggaagaaaaagcaaaggctgAAGAAACAAATGCTACGCGTAGCCCATGCGTCGTAAAAGAACCAAGTGCTGCCCCTGTCATTCAAGATGGTAAAGTCGTTGAAAAGATAGTCCCTGCTGTGACGCCGGCGAAGGTTGCTGAAAAGATCCATCCCACGatgacggaaggaaaagtccccgttgtgacaaaagagaaggttgttgagcaggctgccccttcggtgacaGAGGAGATCGTAAGCATCTCTAAGGAGCAAGAAAATGTCCCTGTTAtggcagaagagaagaaggttattgaaaagattatcccctcggtgacagaaggaaaagtcccggtagtccctcaacaggaggttgttgaaaaa attcATCCTacggagacagaaggaaaagtcccggtagtccctcaacaggaggttgttgaaaaagttgccccatcgccgacagaagaaaaagttcctgttgtgacacaagaaagggctGTTGAGCaaaatgccccacaagaaagggttattgaacaggctgccccacaagaaagggctgttgagcagaatgccccacaagaaagggttattgaacaggctgccccacaagaaagggttattgaacag gctgccccagAGGAAAAGGctactgaacaggctgcccctacaGCCACAGAAGAG attgtcactgtttctaaagagaaagaagaagtccctgttgttgtaacagaggaaaaggttcccgaTGTGACaaatgagacagttattgaaaagattactccttccgtaacagaagaaaaagatgccaatcaacggaaggttgtttcttacgaagatgcttcagaaaatcaggaaaatcaagTTACTGGAGATGAGGAAACGGACAAAACTGAATTGAAGTTTATCGTCACCATACAAGAGAGAATAGTCCGTGAACAGACAGTCTCGATCATACCCGTAATGGACAAGGGCGCCAACAAAAGAGCGAATGGAAAATTGGTGaaaaaagcaatgaaaagagTAGCGATGAAGGTGGCCCGTGCTGTGCTGGAAGAACTATCCAGGGAACACAGCACAGATGGGGAGGGACAGTAG
- the LOC126994188 gene encoding uncharacterized protein LOC126994188 isoform X22 → MNLLVVGTIFTVLGLGPLVDATGVAGLRGLPEDETSCLAVVKAALAEYRVLYEQSLKDSPNLMDAKSDVPQKAVPTEEHKEIMPANITNGGLVTEKKEQLSPQESTIVTSVERKNVTEKDDGLQKVERTEEIKEIMPGNITNEVLVKQKEEQLSPQESTIVTSVERKNVTEKDDGLQNVERTEEIKEIMTGNITNEVLVKQKEEQLSPQESTKVTSVERKNVTEKGDGKDVEKETVIQKEVEKNVCDSDIKEVRNEKHLNETIEDLKHQVDDVKNKIKEEKAKAEETNATRSPCVVKEPSAAPVIQDGKVVEKIVPAVTPAKVAEKIHPTMTEGKVPVVTKEKVVEQAAPSVTEEIVSISKEQENVPVMAEEKKVIEKIIPSVTEGKVPVVPQQEVVEKVAPSPTEEKVPVVTQERAVEQNAPQERVIEQAAPQERVIEQAAPQERVIEQAAPEEKATEQAAPQERATEQAAPTATEEIVTVSKEKEEVPVVVTEEKVPDVTNETVIEKITPSVTEEKDANQRKVVSYEDASENQENQVTGDEETDKTELKFIVTIQERIVREQTVSIIPVMDKGANKRANGKLVKKAMKRVAMKVARAVLEELSREHSTDGEGQ, encoded by the exons ATGAACCTTCTTGTAGTCGGCACCATCTTCACCGTGCTGGGGCTGGGGCCCCTCGTTGACGCCACCGGGGTGGCGGGGCTCCGGGGGCTCCCGGAGGACGAGACCTCGTGTCTCGCGGTGGTGAAGGCCGCTCTGGCCGAGTACCGGGTACTCTACGAGCAGAGCCTTAAAGATTCCCCAAATTTGATGGATGCAAAGAGCGATGTTCCGCAGAAAGCAGTACCAACAGAGGAACATAAGGAGATTATGCCAGCCAATATAACGAATGGAGGCTTAGTtacagagaagaaagaacaactttctccacaggaaagcactattgtgacatctgtggaaaggaagaatgttacagagaaggatgatggacttcagaaagtagaacgaaccgaggaaataaaggagattatgcccggcaatataacgaatgaagtgttagtaaaacagaaagaagaacaactttctccacaggaaagcactattgtgacatctgtggaaaggaagaatgttacagaaaaggatgatggacttcagaacgtagaacgaacagaggaaataaaggagattatgaccggcaatataacgaatgaagtgttagtaaaacagaaagaagaacaactttctccacaggaaagcaccaaggtgacatctgtggaaaggaagaatgttacagaaaagggtgatggaaaagatgtcgagaaagaaactgtaattcaaaaagaagtcgaaaagaatgtgtgtgatagcgacatcaaagaggttcgtaacgaaaaacatctgaatgaaacaattgaagacttgaaacaccaagttgatgacgtgaaaaacaagattaaggaagaaaaagcaaaggctgAAGAAACAAATGCTACGCGTAGCCCATGCGTCGTAAAAGAACCAAGTGCTGCCCCTGTCATTCAAGATGGTAAAGTCGTTGAAAAGATAGTCCCTGCTGTGACGCCGGCGAAGGTTGCTGAAAAGATCCATCCCACGatgacggaaggaaaagtccccgttgtgacaaaagagaaggttgttgagcaggctgccccttcggtgacaGAGGAGATCGTAAGCATCTCTAAGGAGCAAGAAAATGTCCCTGTTAtggcagaagagaagaaggttattgaaaagattatcccctcggtgacagaaggaaaagtcccggtagtccctcaacaggaggttgttgaaaaagttgccccatcgccgacagaagaaaaagttcctgttgtgacacaagaaagggctGTTGAGCaaaatgccccacaagaaagggttattgaacaggctgccccacaagaaagggttattgaacaggctgccccacaagaaagggttattgaacaggctgccccagAGGAAAAGGctactgaacag gctgccccacaagaaagg GctactgaacaggctgcccctacaGCCACAGAAGAG attgtcactgtttctaaagagaaagaagaagtccctgttgttgtaacagaggaaaaggttcccgaTGTGACaaatgagacagttattgaaaagattactccttccgtaacagaagaaaaagatgccaatcaacggaaggttgtttcttacgaagatgcttcagaaaatcaggaaaatcaagTTACTGGAGATGAGGAAACGGACAAAACTGAATTGAAGTTTATCGTCACCATACAAGAGAGAATAGTCCGTGAACAGACAGTCTCGATCATACCCGTAATGGACAAGGGCGCCAACAAAAGAGCGAATGGAAAATTGGTGaaaaaagcaatgaaaagagTAGCGATGAAGGTGGCCCGTGCTGTGCTGGAAGAACTATCCAGGGAACACAGCACAGATGGGGAGGGACAGTAG
- the LOC126994188 gene encoding FK506-binding protein 5-like isoform X20: protein MNLLVVGTIFTVLGLGPLVDATGVAGLRGLPEDETSCLAVVKAALAEYRVLYEQSLKDSPNLMDAKSDVPQKAVPTEEHKEIMPANITNGGLVTEKKEQLSPQESTIVTSVERKNVTEKDDGLQKVERTEEIKEIMPGNITNEVLVKQKEEQLSPQESTIVTSVERKNVTEKDDGLQNVERTEEIKEIMTGNITNEVLVKQKEEQLSPQESTKVTSVERKNVTEKGDGKDVEKETVIQKEVEKNVCDSDIKEVRNEKHLNETIEDLKHQVDDVKNKIKEEKAKAEETNATRSPCVVKEPSAAPVIQDGKVVEKIVPAVTPAKVAEKIHPTMTEGKVPVVTKEKVVEQAAPSVTEEIVSISKEQENVPVMAEEKKVIEKIIPSVTEGKVPVVPQQEVVEKVAPSPTEEKVPVVTQERAVEQNAPQERVIEQAAPQERVIEQAAPQERVIEQAAPQERVIEQAAPQERATEQAAPTATEEIVTVSKEKEEVPVVVTEEKVPDVTNETVIEKITPSVTEEKDANQRKVVSYEDASENQENQVTGDEETDKTELKFIVTIQERIVREQTVSIIPVMDKGANKRANGKLVKKAMKRVAMKVARAVLEELSREHSTDGEGQ, encoded by the exons ATGAACCTTCTTGTAGTCGGCACCATCTTCACCGTGCTGGGGCTGGGGCCCCTCGTTGACGCCACCGGGGTGGCGGGGCTCCGGGGGCTCCCGGAGGACGAGACCTCGTGTCTCGCGGTGGTGAAGGCCGCTCTGGCCGAGTACCGGGTACTCTACGAGCAGAGCCTTAAAGATTCCCCAAATTTGATGGATGCAAAGAGCGATGTTCCGCAGAAAGCAGTACCAACAGAGGAACATAAGGAGATTATGCCAGCCAATATAACGAATGGAGGCTTAGTtacagagaagaaagaacaactttctccacaggaaagcactattgtgacatctgtggaaaggaagaatgttacagagaaggatgatggacttcagaaagtagaacgaaccgaggaaataaaggagattatgcccggcaatataacgaatgaagtgttagtaaaacagaaagaagaacaactttctccacaggaaagcactattgtgacatctgtggaaaggaagaatgttacagaaaaggatgatggacttcagaacgtagaacgaacagaggaaataaaggagattatgaccggcaatataacgaatgaagtgttagtaaaacagaaagaagaacaactttctccacaggaaagcaccaaggtgacatctgtggaaaggaagaatgttacagaaaagggtgatggaaaagatgtcgagaaagaaactgtaattcaaaaagaagtcgaaaagaatgtgtgtgatagcgacatcaaagaggttcgtaacgaaaaacatctgaatgaaacaattgaagacttgaaacaccaagttgatgacgtgaaaaacaagattaaggaagaaaaagcaaaggctgAAGAAACAAATGCTACGCGTAGCCCATGCGTCGTAAAAGAACCAAGTGCTGCCCCTGTCATTCAAGATGGTAAAGTCGTTGAAAAGATAGTCCCTGCTGTGACGCCGGCGAAGGTTGCTGAAAAGATCCATCCCACGatgacggaaggaaaagtccccgttgtgacaaaagagaaggttgttgagcaggctgccccttcggtgacaGAGGAGATCGTAAGCATCTCTAAGGAGCAAGAAAATGTCCCTGTTAtggcagaagagaagaaggttattgaaaagattatcccctcggtgacagaaggaaaagtcccggtagtccctcaacaggaggttgttgaaaaagttgccccatcgccgacagaagaaaaagttcctgttgtgacacaagaaagggctGTTGAGCaaaatgccccacaagaaagggttattgaacaggctgccccacaagaaagggttattgaacaggctgccccacaagaaagggttattgaacag gctgccccacaagaaagggttattgaacaggctgccccacaagaaagg GctactgaacaggctgcccctacaGCCACAGAAGAG attgtcactgtttctaaagagaaagaagaagtccctgttgttgtaacagaggaaaaggttcccgaTGTGACaaatgagacagttattgaaaagattactccttccgtaacagaagaaaaagatgccaatcaacggaaggttgtttcttacgaagatgcttcagaaaatcaggaaaatcaagTTACTGGAGATGAGGAAACGGACAAAACTGAATTGAAGTTTATCGTCACCATACAAGAGAGAATAGTCCGTGAACAGACAGTCTCGATCATACCCGTAATGGACAAGGGCGCCAACAAAAGAGCGAATGGAAAATTGGTGaaaaaagcaatgaaaagagTAGCGATGAAGGTGGCCCGTGCTGTGCTGGAAGAACTATCCAGGGAACACAGCACAGATGGGGAGGGACAGTAG
- the LOC126994188 gene encoding FK506-binding protein 5-like isoform X15, with amino-acid sequence MNLLVVGTIFTVLGLGPLVDATGVAGLRGLPEDETSCLAVVKAALAEYRVLYEQSLKDSPNLMDAKSDVPQKAVPTEEHKEIMPANITNGGLVTEKKEQLSPQESTIVTSVERKNVTEKDDGLQKVERTEEIKEIMPGNITNEVLVKQKEEQLSPQESTIVTSVERKNVTEKDDGLQNVERTEEIKEIMTGNITNEVLVKQKEEQLSPQESTKVTSVERKNVTEKGDGKDVEKETVIQKEVEKNVCDSDIKEVRNEKHLNETIEDLKHQVDDVKNKIKEEKAKAEETNATRSPCVVKEPSAAPVIQDGKVVEKIVPAVTPAKVAEKIHPTMTEGKVPVVTKEKVVEQAAPSVTEEIVSISKEQENVPVMAEEKKVIEKIIPSVTEGKVPVVPQQEVVEKVAPSPTEEKVPVVTQERAVEQNAPQERVIEQAAPQERVIEQAAPQERAVEQNAPQERVIEQAAPQERVIEQAAPEEKATEQAAPTATEEIVTVSKEKEEVPVVVTEEKVPDVTNETVIEKITPSVTEEKDANQRKVVSYEDASENQENQVTGDEETDKTELKFIVTIQERIVREQTVSIIPVMDKGANKRANGKLVKKAMKRVAMKVARAVLEELSREHSTDGEGQ; translated from the exons ATGAACCTTCTTGTAGTCGGCACCATCTTCACCGTGCTGGGGCTGGGGCCCCTCGTTGACGCCACCGGGGTGGCGGGGCTCCGGGGGCTCCCGGAGGACGAGACCTCGTGTCTCGCGGTGGTGAAGGCCGCTCTGGCCGAGTACCGGGTACTCTACGAGCAGAGCCTTAAAGATTCCCCAAATTTGATGGATGCAAAGAGCGATGTTCCGCAGAAAGCAGTACCAACAGAGGAACATAAGGAGATTATGCCAGCCAATATAACGAATGGAGGCTTAGTtacagagaagaaagaacaactttctccacaggaaagcactattgtgacatctgtggaaaggaagaatgttacagagaaggatgatggacttcagaaagtagaacgaaccgaggaaataaaggagattatgcccggcaatataacgaatgaagtgttagtaaaacagaaagaagaacaactttctccacaggaaagcactattgtgacatctgtggaaaggaagaatgttacagaaaaggatgatggacttcagaacgtagaacgaacagaggaaataaaggagattatgaccggcaatataacgaatgaagtgttagtaaaacagaaagaagaacaactttctccacaggaaagcaccaaggtgacatctgtggaaaggaagaatgttacagaaaagggtgatggaaaagatgtcgagaaagaaactgtaattcaaaaagaagtcgaaaagaatgtgtgtgatagcgacatcaaagaggttcgtaacgaaaaacatctgaatgaaacaattgaagacttgaaacaccaagttgatgacgtgaaaaacaagattaaggaagaaaaagcaaaggctgAAGAAACAAATGCTACGCGTAGCCCATGCGTCGTAAAAGAACCAAGTGCTGCCCCTGTCATTCAAGATGGTAAAGTCGTTGAAAAGATAGTCCCTGCTGTGACGCCGGCGAAGGTTGCTGAAAAGATCCATCCCACGatgacggaaggaaaagtccccgttgtgacaaaagagaaggttgttgagcaggctgccccttcggtgacaGAGGAGATCGTAAGCATCTCTAAGGAGCAAGAAAATGTCCCTGTTAtggcagaagagaagaaggttattgaaaagattatcccctcggtgacagaaggaaaagtcccggtagtccctcaacaggaggttgttgaaaaagttgccccatcgccgacagaagaaaaagttcctgttgtgacacaagaaagggctGTTGAGCaaaatgccccacaagaaagggttattgaacaggctgccccacaagaaagggttattgaacag gctgccccacaagaaagggctgttgagcagaatgccccacaagaaagggttattgaacaggctgccccacaagaaagggttattgaacag gctgccccagAGGAAAAGGctactgaacaggctgcccctacaGCCACAGAAGAG attgtcactgtttctaaagagaaagaagaagtccctgttgttgtaacagaggaaaaggttcccgaTGTGACaaatgagacagttattgaaaagattactccttccgtaacagaagaaaaagatgccaatcaacggaaggttgtttcttacgaagatgcttcagaaaatcaggaaaatcaagTTACTGGAGATGAGGAAACGGACAAAACTGAATTGAAGTTTATCGTCACCATACAAGAGAGAATAGTCCGTGAACAGACAGTCTCGATCATACCCGTAATGGACAAGGGCGCCAACAAAAGAGCGAATGGAAAATTGGTGaaaaaagcaatgaaaagagTAGCGATGAAGGTGGCCCGTGCTGTGCTGGAAGAACTATCCAGGGAACACAGCACAGATGGGGAGGGACAGTAG